A single genomic interval of Caldilineales bacterium harbors:
- a CDS encoding polyprenol monophosphomannose synthase, whose protein sequence is MELVVVVPTYNEAENLEALVAELLALGLDGLRILIVDDQSPDGTGKLADTLVSRHPQTIEVIHRQGKHGLGLAYLDGFRRALAMGADAIVQMDADFSHSPRYIPHFLDLLPQADVVIGSRYVKGGTVDERWSWWRRFLSWWANAIYTRLLLGLHVRDGTAGFKLWRREALTGIDFASIRSNGYVFQVEMAYVCERLGYRLLEAPIHFEDRRIGRSKMSVPVKVEAALRTLEIRRRHRHLGPHDRLPVAPAEGRPQA, encoded by the coding sequence ATGGAACTTGTCGTCGTGGTGCCGACCTACAACGAAGCAGAGAACCTGGAAGCACTCGTCGCCGAGTTGCTGGCTTTAGGGCTGGACGGCCTGCGCATTCTGATCGTCGATGATCAATCGCCCGACGGCACCGGGAAACTCGCCGACACCCTGGTCTCTCGCCATCCCCAGACCATCGAGGTCATCCACCGCCAGGGCAAGCACGGGCTGGGGTTGGCCTATCTCGATGGCTTCCGCCGCGCCCTGGCGATGGGCGCCGACGCCATCGTGCAGATGGACGCCGACTTCTCGCACTCGCCGCGCTACATTCCCCACTTCCTCGACCTGCTGCCACAGGCCGATGTGGTCATCGGCTCGCGCTACGTCAAGGGCGGGACGGTGGACGAACGCTGGAGTTGGTGGCGGCGCTTCCTCAGCTGGTGGGCCAACGCCATCTACACCCGCCTGCTGCTGGGATTGCACGTGCGCGATGGCACGGCGGGCTTCAAACTCTGGCGTCGCGAGGCCCTGACCGGGATCGACTTCGCCAGCATCCGTTCCAACGGCTATGTCTTCCAGGTGGAGATGGCCTATGTCTGCGAGCGGCTGGGCTACCGCCTGCTCGAAGCGCCCATCCATTTCGAGGACCGGCGCATCGGCCGCTCGAAAATGAGCGTGCCGGTCAAGGTGGAGGCGGCCCTGCGCACACTGGAAATCCGGCGCCGGCACCGGCACTTGGGGCCGCACGACCGTCTGCCCGTGGCGCCGGCCGAGGGACGGCCGCAGGCATGA
- a CDS encoding oligosaccharide flippase family protein has product MSMTRLELRRELLALLVLFLLPLLWFGPVIFGGQTLLPADNLYDYQPWQSFAAQQGVGTPHNALLSDLVLENYPWKLLIRRAIAERQLPLWNPHLFSGTPFLAAGQHSALFPFSLVYYILPLPMAYGVFTWLMLALAGINTYLFARVLGLGRAAAMFSGIAYMFSGFFVSSVVFQMMIAGACWLPLVLALIEMVVRKQEEKGNAPFVPVAYIVAGAIAIGLVGLAGHVEILYYTLLVGGMYSLWRLFGVWRRLGVWRPVVRIAGWLVFMAGTGLLLAAIQLIPLYELVAQNFRQGSVSYDQVVGWAWPLRQIVTFLIPDFFGNPAHHSLRDWWSGEVATSWTNALGQTTATVFWGVKNYVEGANYLGILTLVLALAACFDSGGRLRGGSVRQPSDQPGWVRPPTGRFYVIGFALLAGLSLAFAFGTPLYTLLFYGLPGYKQLHSAFRWVFPYTLAVAMLAGFGLDRLQLALEGGHEDRVGGLRKLVRLTYPDSARLAGWLLAAGGAVILAILLLSRYLPDPFIAFGQRFVAGSDLAQAAFADGRQFWSYEAVRLLQLGFMALGSGMVLLLALSPVGQRSLVGPVDPEAERRAQADQGFTWSVGLRVWQAAALALVVLDLWLVGVVFNPRAEPGWLEFHPQAVNWLIDHKYPDQPWRFTTFQLPDEQKTYNANLGMIDGLDDVRGYDSIIPRQYAEYMSQMQTQGDLLYNRIGPVYAPNNAMLDDPLFDRLGVRFVVTTQEIANEGYALVYEGEVRVYENLGAVPRVLFVPEVVVSPPDRLWETLRAADPRQTVVLDAGALAPPAAVFGQKREAKVRLYGLNDVEVEIDADAPGWVLLNDAYFPGWRAYVRPLAAVDTGAGVGEEETTIYRANGNFRAVYLDEPGWHAVRFHYTPLSFKLGLYTSFLSAVFLFLLVGWWGWGRWYRERQGQGAAVRRVAVNSLVPMFMSLVNKFIDYAFALLYLRILNPAGVGAYTFAVQLYTIFEIIVRFGLGTLLTREVSKRQEGDEANRYLANAVGVRIWLWVAALPVMAAVTWLYWRAGFIDAATVSAIAIFALALFFALLSDAFSSLFYAFERMEYPAGVASFTAIARVALGALALIIGWGFVGLALVSLLINIVQSIWLGALLRRRVLPRSGRPGGDWGLRQWMLRESYPLMLNNLLATAFWRIDILILTPIVGAFGVGLYSAAYKYIDGLNVIPSYFTLAVFPVMARFAGDDPLRLVRTHKLALRLLTTIAIPVAVFVFFTAEPLILILGGQDYIPGAVVALRILVLSIPIGFMNSVTHYVLIAVDQQRVLTRIFVLGVVFNVAANLALAPRLGVPGAAFVTILSEFVLFVPFYVVLRRTMGPLPWFDLLWRQTAAGLAMAAAFALVGPFSLLLAIPLAAGVYVLALLVVGAHRAEDMAAIWQALPLRRLQKPR; this is encoded by the coding sequence ATGAGCATGACCCGGCTGGAGCTGCGCCGCGAGCTGTTGGCGCTGCTCGTCCTCTTCCTCCTGCCCCTGCTGTGGTTCGGCCCCGTCATCTTCGGCGGCCAGACGTTGCTGCCGGCCGACAACCTCTACGACTACCAGCCCTGGCAGAGCTTTGCCGCCCAGCAGGGGGTGGGGACGCCGCACAACGCCCTGCTCTCGGACCTGGTGCTGGAAAACTACCCCTGGAAACTGCTCATCCGCCGGGCCATCGCCGAGCGCCAGCTGCCGCTCTGGAACCCGCACCTGTTTTCGGGCACGCCCTTCCTGGCCGCGGGCCAACACTCGGCCCTCTTCCCCTTCAGCCTGGTCTACTACATCCTGCCGCTGCCCATGGCCTATGGCGTCTTCACCTGGCTGATGCTGGCGCTGGCGGGGATCAACACCTACCTCTTCGCCCGCGTGCTGGGGCTGGGCCGGGCCGCCGCCATGTTCAGCGGCATCGCCTACATGTTCTCCGGCTTCTTCGTCAGCTCGGTCGTCTTCCAGATGATGATCGCTGGCGCCTGCTGGCTGCCGCTGGTGCTGGCCCTGATCGAGATGGTGGTGCGCAAGCAGGAAGAGAAGGGCAACGCGCCCTTCGTGCCGGTGGCCTACATCGTCGCCGGCGCCATCGCCATCGGCCTGGTGGGGCTGGCAGGGCATGTCGAGATCCTCTACTACACCCTGCTGGTGGGGGGCATGTACAGCCTCTGGCGGCTGTTCGGCGTCTGGCGGCGGCTGGGGGTGTGGCGGCCGGTCGTCCGCATCGCCGGCTGGCTGGTCTTCATGGCCGGCACTGGGCTGCTGCTGGCCGCCATCCAACTCATCCCACTCTATGAACTGGTGGCGCAGAACTTCCGCCAGGGGTCGGTGAGCTACGACCAGGTGGTGGGCTGGGCCTGGCCCCTGCGCCAGATCGTCACCTTTCTGATCCCCGACTTTTTTGGCAACCCCGCCCATCACAGCCTGCGCGATTGGTGGAGCGGCGAGGTGGCGACATCGTGGACGAACGCGCTCGGCCAGACCACAGCCACCGTCTTTTGGGGCGTCAAAAACTATGTCGAAGGCGCCAACTACCTGGGCATCCTCACCCTGGTCTTGGCCCTGGCCGCCTGCTTCGACTCCGGCGGCCGGCTGCGTGGCGGCTCGGTGCGGCAGCCTTCGGACCAACCGGGCTGGGTGAGGCCGCCCACCGGTCGCTTCTACGTCATCGGCTTCGCCCTCCTGGCCGGTCTGTCGCTGGCCTTTGCCTTTGGCACGCCGCTCTACACCCTCCTTTTCTACGGGCTGCCGGGCTACAAACAACTGCATTCTGCCTTTCGCTGGGTCTTCCCCTACACACTGGCCGTGGCCATGCTGGCCGGGTTCGGCCTCGATCGGCTGCAACTGGCGCTGGAGGGCGGGCACGAAGACCGGGTGGGTGGGCTGCGCAAGCTGGTGCGGCTCACTTATCCCGATTCGGCCCGGCTGGCCGGCTGGCTGCTGGCTGCGGGCGGGGCTGTGATCCTGGCCATCCTCTTGCTCAGCCGTTATCTGCCCGACCCGTTCATCGCCTTCGGCCAGCGTTTCGTCGCCGGCTCCGACCTGGCCCAGGCCGCCTTCGCCGACGGCCGCCAGTTCTGGAGCTATGAGGCCGTGCGGCTGCTGCAACTGGGCTTCATGGCCCTGGGGTCGGGCATGGTGCTGCTCCTGGCCCTGTCGCCGGTGGGGCAACGGTCGTTGGTGGGGCCGGTGGATCCAGAGGCCGAACGCCGGGCGCAGGCCGATCAGGGCTTCACCTGGTCGGTGGGGCTGCGGGTGTGGCAGGCGGCGGCGCTGGCGCTGGTCGTCCTCGATCTGTGGCTGGTCGGCGTCGTCTTCAACCCCCGCGCCGAGCCGGGCTGGCTGGAATTCCATCCCCAGGCCGTCAACTGGCTGATCGATCACAAGTACCCTGACCAGCCCTGGCGCTTCACCACCTTCCAGCTTCCCGACGAACAGAAGACGTATAATGCCAACCTGGGCATGATCGACGGCCTCGACGACGTGCGCGGCTATGACTCGATCATCCCCCGCCAATATGCCGAATACATGTCGCAGATGCAGACCCAGGGCGACCTGCTCTACAACCGCATCGGCCCGGTCTACGCGCCCAACAACGCCATGCTGGATGACCCACTGTTCGACCGGCTGGGCGTGCGCTTTGTGGTGACGACGCAGGAGATTGCCAACGAGGGCTACGCCCTGGTGTACGAGGGCGAAGTGCGGGTCTACGAGAACCTGGGCGCCGTCCCGCGCGTCCTCTTCGTCCCCGAAGTGGTCGTCTCCCCTCCCGACCGGCTCTGGGAGACCCTCCGCGCCGCCGACCCCCGCCAGACGGTGGTGCTGGATGCCGGCGCGCTCGCTCCCCCCGCCGCCGTCTTCGGCCAGAAGCGCGAGGCCAAGGTTCGGCTCTACGGTCTCAACGATGTCGAGGTCGAGATCGACGCCGACGCGCCCGGCTGGGTGCTGCTCAACGACGCTTACTTCCCCGGCTGGCGGGCCTATGTGCGCCCCCTGGCGGCGGTGGATACGGGCGCCGGCGTGGGCGAGGAGGAGACGACCATCTACCGGGCCAACGGCAACTTCCGGGCCGTCTATCTGGACGAGCCGGGCTGGCATGCGGTTCGCTTCCATTACACGCCGCTTTCGTTCAAACTCGGCCTCTACACCAGCTTCCTTTCGGCGGTGTTCCTGTTCCTGCTGGTGGGCTGGTGGGGCTGGGGCCGCTGGTATCGTGAGCGGCAGGGCCAGGGTGCGGCGGTGCGGCGGGTGGCAGTGAACTCACTGGTGCCGATGTTCATGTCGTTGGTCAACAAGTTCATCGATTACGCCTTTGCCCTGCTGTATCTGCGCATCCTCAACCCGGCCGGGGTGGGGGCCTATACCTTCGCCGTCCAGCTTTACACCATCTTCGAGATCATCGTCCGTTTTGGGCTGGGGACGCTCCTGACGCGCGAGGTCTCCAAACGTCAGGAAGGCGACGAGGCCAATCGCTATCTGGCCAATGCCGTCGGCGTCCGCATCTGGTTATGGGTCGCGGCGCTGCCGGTGATGGCAGCCGTGACCTGGCTGTACTGGCGGGCAGGCTTCATCGACGCCGCCACCGTCTCGGCCATCGCCATCTTCGCCCTGGCGCTGTTCTTCGCCCTGCTCTCCGACGCCTTCTCCTCGCTTTTCTATGCCTTCGAGCGCATGGAGTATCCGGCCGGGGTGGCTTCGTTCACGGCCATCGCCCGCGTGGCCCTGGGCGCCCTGGCGCTGATCATCGGCTGGGGTTTCGTCGGGCTGGCGTTGGTCAGCCTGCTGATCAACATCGTCCAGTCGATCTGGCTGGGGGCCTTGCTCAGGCGGCGGGTGCTGCCGCGTTCGGGCAGGCCGGGCGGCGACTGGGGGCTGCGCCAGTGGATGCTGCGCGAAAGCTATCCGCTGATGCTGAACAACCTGCTGGCCACGGCCTTCTGGCGCATCGACATCCTGATCCTGACCCCGATCGTCGGCGCTTTTGGCGTGGGGCTTTATTCGGCGGCCTACAAATACATCGATGGCCTCAATGTCATCCCCAGCTACTTCACCCTGGCCGTGTTTCCGGTCATGGCCCGCTTTGCCGGTGATGACCCGCTGCGCCTGGTTCGCACGCATAAGCTGGCGTTGCGTCTGCTGACGACGATCGCCATCCCCGTCGCCGTCTTCGTCTTCTTCACCGCCGAACCCCTCATCCTCATCCTCGGCGGCCAGGACTACATCCCCGGCGCCGTCGTGGCCCTGCGCATCCTGGTGCTCAGCATCCCCATCGGCTTCATGAACTCGGTCACGCACTATGTGCTCATCGCCGTCGATCAGCAGCGGGTGCTGACCCGGATTTTCGTGCTGGGGGTGGTTTTCAATGTGGCCGCCAACCTGGCCCTGGCGCCCCGATTGGGCGTGCCGGGGGCGGCTTTCGTCACCATTCTCTCCGAATTCGTCCTTTTCGTTCCTTTCTATGTCGTTCTGCGCCGGACGATGGGGCCGCTGCCCTGGTTCGACCTGCTGTGGCGGCAGACGGCGGCGGGGCTGGCGATGGCGGCCGCCTTCGCCCTGGTGGGGCCGTTCAGCCTGCTGCTCGCCATCCCCCTGGCGGCCGGCGTGTATGTCCTGGCCCTGCTCGTCGTCGGCGCCCATCGCGCCGAAGACATGGCCGCCATCTGGCAGGCGCTGCCCCTGCGCCGCCTGCAGAAGCCACGCTGA
- a CDS encoding antitoxin family protein → MSQVAEAVYEHGVLRLLQPIYLPEQARVQVEVHSAADGGAGLIHRIEEALLAAGLIKPLDKPAYLAAVSEQRLAEVASVYAVGGPLSEVIIAERDGR, encoded by the coding sequence ATGAGTCAAGTCGCTGAAGCCGTTTACGAACATGGCGTCTTACGTCTATTGCAGCCAATCTACCTGCCTGAACAAGCGCGGGTGCAGGTCGAAGTGCATTCCGCTGCCGATGGTGGCGCCGGTTTGATCCATCGCATCGAAGAAGCCCTGCTTGCGGCAGGTCTGATCAAGCCGCTGGATAAGCCTGCTTATTTGGCGGCGGTGTCTGAGCAGCGCCTGGCTGAAGTTGCCAGCGTCTATGCTGTTGGCGGCCCGCTTTCTGAGGTTATCATTGCTGAACGAGACGGGCGATGA
- a CDS encoding response regulator transcription factor, with the protein MDQPDKHRILLIEDEADLRRTLKLNLKDQGYKVITAADGRDGLDKARSKAPDLIVLDLMLPGLDGLSLMRALRQESDVPVLMLTARTSEIDKIVGLESGADDYLTKPFSLGELLARIRALLRRSERTGTRDALASGGIRLDLVSLRATLEGKDLRLSPKEFSLLAELMRHERAVLSRDLLLTRVWGYEYTGDTRTVDVHIRWLREKIESDPSNPHLLQTVRGIGYRFDGGVAAPDPGPVASADPADDDE; encoded by the coding sequence ATGGATCAACCCGACAAACACCGCATCCTCCTGATCGAAGACGAAGCCGACCTGCGGCGGACGCTCAAACTCAACCTGAAAGACCAGGGCTACAAAGTCATCACCGCCGCCGATGGCCGTGACGGTCTGGACAAAGCCCGCAGCAAGGCCCCCGACCTCATCGTCCTCGACCTGATGCTGCCGGGGCTGGATGGCCTCTCGCTCATGCGGGCGCTGCGCCAGGAATCGGACGTGCCGGTGCTGATGCTCACCGCCCGCACCTCTGAGATCGACAAGATCGTCGGCCTGGAAAGCGGCGCCGACGACTATCTGACCAAGCCCTTCAGCCTGGGCGAACTGCTGGCGCGCATCCGGGCGCTGCTGCGGCGTTCCGAGCGCACCGGCACGCGCGATGCCCTCGCCTCGGGCGGGATCAGGCTCGATCTGGTCAGCCTGCGGGCCACGCTGGAGGGGAAAGACCTGCGTCTCAGCCCCAAGGAATTCAGCCTCCTGGCCGAGCTGATGCGCCACGAGCGGGCGGTGCTCAGCCGCGACCTGCTCCTCACCCGCGTCTGGGGCTACGAATACACCGGCGACACGCGCACGGTCGATGTCCACATCCGCTGGCTGCGCGAGAAGATCGAGAGCGATCCCTCCAACCCGCACCTGCTCCAGACCGTGCGCGGCATCGGCTATCGCTTCGACGGCGGCGTGGCGGCGCCAGACCCCGGCCCTGTCGCCAGCGCCGACCCCGCGGACGACGACGAATGA
- a CDS encoding cell wall metabolism sensor histidine kinase WalK, whose translation MTTLAWGLALLLALAAIYLGLRWRRAEAEARSALDHLRQAREQAATLAAESERRSAYLQALDRAELPALFLIDQARVVLWLNEAGRGLCIGEIELPIPLSKALRSYEILDLVDRALASADHFDREYMRDGRVFHADARQVIEQPALVAVLVRDVTEAQRLGRAQREFVANISHDLRTPIAAIQLMVETLIAGAADNPKRRSQLLTGIAEQTATLQQLAQEVLDLSLIESGRMPLRLIEIRVAEVIEPILQRMQPQAEIKTLHLSASYDPALRVLADPDNTRRVLQNLLHNAIKFTPAGGRIELGAAAQGEDVLFSVRDTGIGIAPDQLERVFERFHKLDRTRGEEGAGLGLAIARHIVRGHGGRIWAESEPGKGAAFFFTLPGA comes from the coding sequence ATGACGACGCTGGCCTGGGGGCTGGCGCTGCTGCTGGCGCTGGCCGCCATCTACCTGGGGCTGCGGTGGCGGCGGGCCGAGGCGGAGGCGCGCTCGGCGCTCGATCATCTGCGCCAGGCGCGCGAGCAGGCTGCGACGCTGGCCGCCGAGAGCGAACGGCGTTCAGCCTATCTGCAGGCGCTCGACCGGGCCGAACTCCCCGCCCTCTTTCTGATCGACCAGGCCCGCGTTGTGCTCTGGCTGAACGAGGCCGGCCGGGGTCTGTGCATCGGCGAGATCGAACTGCCCATCCCCCTGAGCAAGGCCCTGCGCAGCTACGAGATCCTCGATCTGGTCGACCGCGCCCTGGCCAGCGCCGACCACTTCGACCGTGAATACATGCGGGATGGCCGCGTCTTTCATGCCGACGCCCGCCAGGTGATCGAGCAACCCGCCCTCGTCGCCGTCCTGGTGCGCGATGTCACCGAGGCGCAGCGCCTGGGTCGGGCGCAGCGGGAATTCGTCGCCAACATCTCGCACGACCTCCGCACCCCCATTGCCGCCATCCAGCTCATGGTCGAAACGTTGATCGCCGGCGCCGCCGACAACCCCAAACGCCGCAGCCAACTGCTGACCGGCATCGCCGAGCAGACGGCCACCCTCCAGCAGCTGGCGCAGGAAGTGCTCGACCTCAGCCTGATCGAGTCAGGCCGGATGCCGCTGCGTCTGATCGAGATCAGGGTGGCGGAGGTGATCGAGCCAATCCTCCAGCGGATGCAGCCCCAGGCCGAGATCAAGACACTTCACCTTTCGGCCAGCTATGACCCCGCCCTGCGCGTGCTGGCCGACCCCGACAACACCCGCCGCGTGCTGCAAAACCTGCTCCACAATGCCATCAAATTCACGCCCGCCGGCGGGCGGATCGAGCTGGGGGCGGCGGCGCAAGGTGAGGACGTGTTGTTCTCGGTGCGCGACACCGGCATCGGCATCGCCCCCGACCAGTTGGAGCGTGTGTTCGAGCGTTTTCACAAGCTCGACCGCACCCGCGGCGAGGAAGGCGCCGGCCTCGGCCTGGCCATCGCCCGCCACATCGTGCGCGGGCACGGCGGCCGCATCTGGGCCGAAAGCGAGCCGGGCAAAGGCGCCGCCTTCTTCTTCACCCTGCCCGGGGCCTGA